Proteins from a genomic interval of Papaver somniferum cultivar HN1 chromosome 4, ASM357369v1, whole genome shotgun sequence:
- the LOC113272364 gene encoding uncharacterized protein LOC113272364 — translation MASGINENSDDQSEMAASPDRPRGPLPVVGHSGGLWLMWQDDIDAEVISSSKNLIHLKINQSGPFAAWNLLCIYGPPKRTDKAQFWRSLSVYSQHVLGPKCFIGDFNAISSVREKYGGDQSLNAAISQFNKFIHENHLLDLGFSGPAYTWCNGRQYQSLIRERLDRVIATPDWCLMFEHSGVLHLSRISSDHSLILLNTCRTVARRPPSYRFEAYWVTHPDFLKMVLESWNLNLYDDLISKLASLGNFLKSWSRDKIGCIKNIIRNLKKKLLKLQSLSPTAVIIRQEKIFQLN, via the exons ATGGCTTCAGGAATCAACGAGAATTCAGATGATCAATCGGAGATGGCGGCTAGCCCTGATAGGCCGCGCGGTCCAT TGCCAGTTGTAGGTCATAGTGGTGGTTTGTGGTTAATGTGGCAAGATGACATTGATGCAGAAGTTATTTCGAGTTCTAAAAACTTAATTCATCTTAAGATAAATCAGTCGGGTCCTTTTGCTGCTTGGAATCTATTATGTATTTATGGGCCACCTAAGAGAACAGATAAAGCTCAATTCTGGAGAAGTCTATCTGTATATTCACAACATGTTCTCGGTCCTAAATGTTTCATTGGTGATTTCAATGCAATCTCTTCAGTTAGAGAAAAATATGGGGGTGATCAGTCTCTAAATGCTGCTATTTCTCAGTTTAACAAATTCATCCATGAGAATCATCTATTGGATTTAGGGTTTTCTGGTCCAGCTTACACATGGTGTAATGGTAGGCAGTATCAAAGTCTAATAAGGGAAAGATTGGACAGGGTTATTGCAACTCCAGATTGGTGCCTCATGTTTGAACATTCAGGTGTTTTGCATTTGTCGAGAATCTCTAGTGATCATTCTCTCATTCTTCTTAACACCTGTAGAACTGTTGCTAGAAGACCTCCTTCTTACAGATTTGAAGCGTACTGGGTTACACATCCAGATTTTCTCAAAATGGTACTGGAAAGTTGGAACTTAAATCTTTATGATGATCTTATATCTAAACTTGCATCTCTGGGTAATTTTCTCAAAAGCTGGAGCAGAGACAAAATTGGTTGTATAAAGAATATAATTAGAAATCTAAAGAAGAAATTACTGAAACTTCAATCTCTATCTCCAACTGCTGTTATTATTCGACAAGAGAAGATATTTCAGCTCAATTGA
- the LOC113272363 gene encoding uncharacterized protein LOC113272363 → MLNLAACILWNIWKSRNDLIFNNIHVSTSQCIQRALQDFKLFDLHQAYNYCSNIQINHSNAVLREFPPASVIKINVDAAFNNGNASAAAVAIDSFGNHPGSGSYCFNCISSTVAEAKAYGLGIQLAGRLQVTKIIVEGDATEIPKAIQGSVNGIPWNIRSTILNIRDRVKNFSEVSFTAVSRDANSIAHDLAQCAISNNVNR, encoded by the coding sequence ATGTTAAATCTAGCGGCTTGTATTCTATGGAACATTTGGAAATCGAGGAATGATTTGATTTTTAATAACATTCATGTCTCAACTTCTCAATGCATCCAAAGAGCTCTTCAAGACTTTAAGTTATTTGATCTTCACCAGGCGTATAATTACTGCTCCAATATTCAGATCAATCATTCCAATGCAGTTTTACGGGAATTTCCTCCTGCTTCGGTTATTAAAATAAATGTTGATGCTGCCTTTAACAATGGAAACGCTTCAGCAGCTGCAGTGGCTATCGATTCCTTCGGAAATCACCCGGGAAGTGGTTCTTATTGCTTCAATTGCATCTCGTCTACGGTTGCAGAGGCAAAGGCTTATGGACTGGGTATACAACTGGCTGGAAGACTTCAGGTCACCAAAATCATAGTAGAAGGAGATGCTACAGAAATTCCTAAAGCTATTCAAGGTAGTGTGAATGGAATACCTTGGAATATAAGATCAACAATTCTCAACATCAGAGATCGCGTTAAGAACTTCAGTGAAGTTAGTTTCACGGCAGTTTCTAGAGACGCTAATTCTATTGCGCATGATTTAGCTCAATGTGCAATTTCAAATAATGTAAACAGATGA